A window of Eubacteriaceae bacterium ES3 contains these coding sequences:
- a CDS encoding glycosyltransferase: MNKIVFFNIPAHGHTNPTIPVVKALVKSGCEVTYFSFEMFREKIESAGAFFVGCDVFLPQANQDELDKKAGKDFSALIKMVTDTTINMENEVLNQINAISPDCIVSDSVCFWGKLFARKLNILYISSTTTFAFNMYSAKMMKPGIKEIFRMFLGMPRISHSIRRLNKLGYEINSFVDIIQNDNNTNTIVYTSKLFQPMSDTFSDRFAFVGPSLFEPLNNCRKKKSRKLIYISLGTVLNQNDKFYQQCIEALKDSNFDVIMSVGEKTDLKQLETLQENFKIQGRVNQIEVLKDTDCFLTHSGMNSVSESLYWGVPMVLFPQHSEQGIVASQTEKLGAGIRLKRSDPNDIRDAVNQIINQQTYRENAEKIGKSFRTAGGSDAACNFILSKIIT; encoded by the coding sequence ATGAATAAAATTGTTTTTTTTAATATTCCTGCGCATGGTCATACCAATCCAACAATTCCAGTCGTTAAAGCTCTGGTTAAATCCGGATGTGAGGTTACCTACTTTTCTTTTGAAATGTTTCGCGAAAAAATAGAATCTGCTGGGGCCTTTTTTGTCGGATGTGACGTATTTTTACCACAAGCCAACCAAGATGAGTTGGATAAAAAAGCTGGTAAAGATTTTTCTGCTTTAATTAAAATGGTTACCGATACTACCATTAATATGGAAAATGAAGTTCTTAATCAAATTAACGCTATTAGTCCTGATTGTATTGTCTCAGACTCTGTCTGTTTCTGGGGAAAACTGTTTGCACGAAAACTAAATATCCTATATATCAGTTCAACAACGACATTTGCTTTTAATATGTATTCGGCAAAAATGATGAAACCAGGCATAAAGGAAATCTTTAGAATGTTTCTGGGAATGCCTAGAATTAGTCATTCAATTAGAAGGCTAAATAAACTTGGCTACGAAATCAATAGTTTTGTTGATATCATTCAAAACGATAATAATACCAATACGATTGTCTATACATCAAAACTTTTTCAACCAATGTCTGACACCTTCTCAGACAGATTCGCATTTGTTGGACCTTCTCTATTCGAACCTTTAAACAACTGCCGGAAAAAAAAATCTCGAAAACTAATCTATATTTCACTTGGAACAGTACTAAATCAGAACGATAAATTTTATCAGCAATGCATTGAAGCCTTAAAAGATTCTAATTTTGATGTAATTATGTCAGTTGGTGAAAAAACTGATCTAAAACAATTAGAAACACTACAGGAAAATTTTAAAATACAAGGTAGAGTTAATCAAATTGAAGTATTAAAGGATACCGATTGTTTTTTAACACATTCTGGTATGAACAGCGTTAGTGAAAGCCTTTATTGGGGGGTTCCAATGGTTCTTTTCCCACAGCACAGCGAACAGGGAATAGTAGCCAGCCAAACTGAAAAACTAGGTGCTGGTATTAGACTTAAAAGAAGTGACCCAAATGATATTAGAGATGCAGTTAACCAAATCATCAATCAACAGACTTATCGAGAAAATGCAGAAAAAATTGGAAAAAGTTTTAGGACAGCCGGTGGTTCAGATGCCGCATGTAATTTTATTCTGAGTAAAATTATTACGTAA
- a CDS encoding helix-turn-helix transcriptional regulator yields MIDKNIRILRKSKNWSQEKLAEKVDVSRQTIAKWENGVSVPDIYQCHILSDIFEISLEALCYDHDEDSLLSLAPKGKHFFGVIKMNENRELILPKNACELYQFSADDKLVILGDDDSQGIAIIKANRFLNFAKMIEKAGRDCDE; encoded by the coding sequence TTGATCGATAAAAATATTCGTATCTTAAGAAAAAGCAAAAACTGGTCACAGGAAAAACTGGCTGAAAAGGTCGATGTTTCTAGGCAAACAATTGCAAAATGGGAAAATGGCGTATCCGTTCCAGATATCTACCAATGTCATATTTTATCAGATATATTTGAGATTTCGCTGGAAGCATTGTGTTATGATCATGACGAAGATAGTCTGTTGTCTTTAGCACCTAAAGGCAAACATTTTTTTGGGGTTATAAAAATGAATGAAAACAGAGAACTGATTTTACCCAAAAATGCCTGTGAATTATACCAGTTTTCAGCTGACGATAAATTAGTAATTCTAGGTGATGACGATTCTCAGGGGATTGCAATAATCAAAGCTAATAGATTTCTAAATTTTGCAAAAATGATCGAAAAGGCGGGGAGGGACTGCGATGAATAA
- a CDS encoding tyrosine recombinase XerC — MVQKENLVKFQNPIIDEFLNYLLTIKGYSEKSAKAYEYDLIIFFRFIKRYFAMVPQSQDFDQIQINDVSLDDLMEINLGILYAFLSYVSKERNNSDYARSRKVSSLRSFFNYLCNKQKYFGPNPVIDLEMPKLPARHAKYLEWDEAVDLLKGIKGRHKERDFAIITLFLNCGMRLSELTQIKMTNIKNDTLKIIGKGNKERTVFLNHACLKAINAYLVIRPESDSPYLFLSQKNGPISNRAVQHMVKKHLLECGLNADEISVHKLRHTAATLMFRYGNADIRSVQEILGHENVSTTQIYTHTNEEVLRETMNNNPLSQLEQDDQ, encoded by the coding sequence ATGGTTCAAAAAGAAAACTTAGTTAAATTCCAAAATCCGATAATCGATGAATTTTTAAATTATCTACTGACCATCAAAGGTTATTCAGAAAAATCAGCTAAAGCTTATGAATATGATCTGATTATTTTTTTTCGGTTCATCAAACGCTATTTTGCTATGGTTCCACAATCTCAGGATTTTGATCAGATTCAGATCAATGATGTCTCTTTGGATGACTTAATGGAAATTAACTTAGGCATCCTATACGCATTTTTGTCATATGTCAGTAAAGAGCGTAATAATTCAGATTATGCCAGAAGTCGAAAAGTCTCTTCCCTACGCTCGTTTTTCAATTATCTATGTAATAAGCAAAAATACTTTGGTCCTAACCCAGTTATTGATCTGGAAATGCCTAAACTTCCTGCCCGACATGCAAAATATCTCGAATGGGATGAGGCAGTAGATCTGCTAAAAGGAATTAAAGGACGACATAAAGAGCGTGATTTTGCGATTATTACCCTCTTTTTAAACTGCGGAATGCGTTTATCTGAGCTAACCCAGATTAAAATGACCAATATAAAAAATGACACCTTAAAAATTATTGGTAAGGGCAATAAAGAACGTACAGTCTTTTTAAACCACGCCTGTCTTAAAGCTATAAATGCTTATCTGGTTATACGGCCAGAGTCTGATTCACCCTATCTCTTCCTCAGCCAAAAAAATGGACCGATCAGTAATCGGGCAGTGCAGCACATGGTTAAAAAACATTTGCTGGAGTGCGGCCTCAATGCTGATGAAATTAGCGTTCATAAATTGCGCCACACGGCAGCTACCCTCATGTTTCGTTACGGTAATGCCGATATCAGATCGGTCCAGGAAATACTTGGTCACGAAAATGTATCAACTACCCAGATTTATACCCATACTAACGAAGAAGTGTTAAGAGAAACAATGAATAATAATCCCCTATCACAATTGGAGCAAGACGATCAGTAG